From one Candidatus Bathyarchaeota archaeon genomic stretch:
- the scpB gene encoding SMC-Scp complex subunit ScpB, protein MNPKMKRQIDLIEAALYVAGKPLDTETLSGVANIRSNETVKSLVESLIERYRAVNGAIEILQLQDGRYVMQLRPDLAKGVAKLATKRLLTKGPLKTLSFIAVKQPVTQAYVVRVRGNPAYKHIRLLSEKGLISEERLGKTKILKTTTAFADFFSLSSDPKVMKQQLQKIFESLKSERSQTRIQTTQDTHMEHAQG, encoded by the coding sequence ATGAATCCTAAGATGAAGAGGCAGATAGACCTCATAGAAGCTGCTCTCTACGTGGCCGGAAAGCCTCTGGATACAGAGACCCTTTCCGGAGTTGCAAATATAAGGTCGAATGAAACTGTGAAGTCTCTTGTTGAAAGTTTGATTGAGAGATACAGGGCCGTTAACGGCGCTATAGAAATATTACAGTTGCAAGATGGACGTTACGTAATGCAACTTCGACCCGACCTCGCCAAGGGAGTCGCTAAACTTGCCACGAAGAGGCTCCTCACAAAGGGACCCTTGAAAACCTTATCCTTCATAGCCGTTAAGCAGCCTGTCACACAAGCATACGTAGTCAGGGTGAGAGGTAACCCAGCTTACAAACATATCAGGCTCCTCTCAGAGAAAGGTTTGATCTCAGAGGAGAGATTGGGTAAGACAAAGATCCTGAAGACCACGACAGCTTTTGCAGATTTCTTCAGTCTGAGTAGTGATCCCAAAGTCATGAAGCAACAACTTCAAAAAATCTTTGAAAGCTTAAAGTCGGAAAGATCTCAGACCAGAATTCAGACCACTCAAGACACTCATATGGAACATGCCCAAGGATAG